One genomic window of Bacillota bacterium includes the following:
- a CDS encoding DUF1599 domain-containing protein, producing MSGLTKCPVCGIGEFFEKLPSGSYHCVHCHRYFRFDGVEFGPPAADLENPAGPDSVAADQGHAVKAPATFEDAFDAIIAELRELMIKKQRDYGHENITAFGEFGVLVRLNDKVARLRNLLSKDKEPQNESIEDSWWDIANYAIIAQMLRRGIFTLPLSEDIQAS from the coding sequence ATGAGCGGATTAACAAAATGTCCGGTGTGCGGAATTGGAGAGTTTTTTGAAAAATTGCCTAGTGGATCCTATCATTGTGTGCATTGCCACAGATATTTCAGATTCGACGGTGTAGAATTTGGACCCCCAGCGGCTGATTTAGAAAATCCCGCAGGCCCCGACAGCGTGGCGGCGGATCAGGGCCATGCGGTGAAGGCCCCTGCAACATTCGAGGATGCTTTCGATGCTATTATAGCCGAATTGCGGGAACTTATGATCAAGAAGCAACGAGATTACGGACACGAGAATATCACGGCATTCGGGGAGTTCGGCGTGCTAGTCAGGCTCAATGACAAGGTGGCGCGGCTAAGGAATCTGCTAAGCAAGGACAAGGAGCCGCAGAATGAGAGTATTGAGGACTCCTGGTGGGACATCGCAAACTATGCGATTATAGCGCAAATGCTGCGGCGGGGGATATTCACGTTACCGCTGAGTGAGGATATACAGGCAAGCTAG
- a CDS encoding DUF2292 domain-containing protein: MEQKQKVIVVEVTEREKILLDYLRETKYGDITITMRDGQPRRILEVRRSIDLEKAQ, translated from the coding sequence TTGGAGCAAAAACAAAAGGTCATAGTCGTCGAGGTAACGGAGCGGGAAAAGATTTTGCTTGACTACCTCCGGGAAACGAAATATGGCGACATCACAATAACCATGCGGGACGGACAACCCCGAAGGATTTTGGAAGTCAGACGAAGTATAGACTTGGAAAAAGCGCAATAA